The window GATCCAGATATTTCTCTTCCGCATCTATTACATATCCTGATACCTGCAAAGCATTTAGCGCAATTGCTATTAAAAAGCTTATGATCAGGAGAAGTAATTTCGTTTTCATATTGATTATTATTTATTCCTTACCGGTATAAACCAGATTGGGCTGACCACTAACCGGATTAGTGATCACATGGATATTATGTTCATATACTTCTGCCAGTACTTCTTCAGTGATCACAGCCTTCGGGTTTCCCTGCCCTATTATCTTTCCTTGTTTCATCAAGATCACCTTTGAGCAGTATTCCACGGCAAGATTGATATTGTGCGAAACCAGGATAATTGTCTTATTATGCTTCTGATTGATCTCTGCCAGCAGCTGCATTATGCTGATGGCATGATTGACGTCCAGGCTGGCAAATGCTTCATCAAGCAGCAGGATCGGAGTTGATTGCACCAGGGCTCGGGCAATTGCTACGCGTTGCTGCTCTCCTCCGGAAAGTTCACTGAAATTCTTATCAGCAAACTCCAAAAGATCAAGATCAGCCAGTATCCGGGTAACTATCTCCTGATCCTCTTTGGTGTAACTGCCTAGATAGCCCAGATAGGGGAATCTTCCCATTAGTACAAGTTCACGCACCTGATATTCAAACTGGAGCTGGAAATTCTGAGGGATCAAAGCAATCTGATGAGCAAGCTCGCGACTACCATACTCGCTTAGTTCCCTGCCCTTCAGCCATATATTACCTGCCGATGGTTTAAGAAAACCACTCAGGCATTTGAGCAAAGTGGTCTTGCCTGCTCCATTAGGTCCTAATAGAGCAGTAAAGCTGCCTGACTCAAAGATCAAGCTCACATCATTCAATACCTGCCGTTCATG is drawn from Candidatus Stygibacter australis and contains these coding sequences:
- a CDS encoding ABC transporter ATP-binding protein, with protein sequence MIKINELSAGYHERQVLNDVSLIFESGSFTALLGPNGAGKTTLLKCLSGFLKPSAGNIWLKGRELSEYGSRELAHQIALIPQNFQLQFEYQVRELVLMGRFPYLGYLGSYTKEDQEIVTRILADLDLLEFADKNFSELSGGEQQRVAIARALVQSTPILLLDEAFASLDVNHAISIMQLLAEINQKHNKTIILVSHNINLAVEYCSKVILMKQGKIIGQGNPKAVITEEVLAEVYEHNIHVITNPVSGQPNLVYTGKE